CCGAAGAGCGGTAATACCGCGCTCCTTGAGGCCGCTCCGGTGTGCGCCGGCGGCGCCGGACCGCCACGACTGGTGAATCGCGGTCGATCGACGTCCTCCGCGAAGGTGTTCGGGTGCTCGCCCAGGCCCTGATGGAGTCCGAGGTCACGGCCGTGGTGCGTGCCGAGCGCCACGAGCGCAGCGAAGACCGCACGGGGTACCGCAACGGCACCCGGGTCCGGAGCCGGGATACCCGCGTCGGTACCGTCGAATTGGCGATTCCGAAGGTCCGCCCTGGCACCGACTTCCCGTCGTTGCCGCAGCCGCGCCGGCGGGCGGAGCAGGCGTTGCTGACGGTGGCGCAGGAAGCCTACGTGCGCGGCGTCTCGACGCGGAAGGTCGATGACCTGGTGAACGGCGTGGATGCACGGATCGACTTCGGGATCGAGCGGAATCATCTCGGTCGTGCCGTCCTTCAGAGGGACGGCGTAGTACCGCTTCACGCTCACTTGTCCGATCGCATCGGCCCCCGGCGCCGCGTGATGACGCCGTCTCGGGCGTACAAGGCAATCAGGCCCGGCGCCTCGGTCCCGGCCGGTCCGAAGGAGCGTTCGGCTTACAATGACTGCTCGCCGCGGGCAGCCTACTTGTAGTTGCCTACGAGCGATTTCAGTCTGACCCAGGCGGCCTCGCGCGCCTTCTTATCCGCCTCCGACCCGCTCGGGTTCTCGCCGCTTCGCATGAAGCCGTGCCCGGCCCCCTCGTAGGTGACCGGTTCAAAGACCTTATTGGCCGCCTTCATCTGCTGTTCGGTCGCGGGAACCGAGGCCCCGATGCGAGCATCGTTGCCGCCGAAGAAACCATAGACCGGCGCTTGAATTCTCGGAATGTCGGCCGCATCCGGCCCGCTTCCGTAAAACACAAATGCCGCAGCCAGGTCCTTCCGGTTGGTCGCAAAGCGGAAACACTGGCTTCCGCCCCACGAGAACCCGACCACGGAGACCTTGCCGTTGCAGGAAGGAAGGCCCTTCACGTAATCGACGCAGGCGTTGAGGTCCGCCGTGATCTGGTCCGGCGGCAGCTTGTTGATCATCCCGCCCGCGGCGCCCATCGGCAGGTTCCGGGCGGGCTTGCCGTCCGGAGTCATGCCCGAGAGAAGGTCGGGTGCGATGGCGACCCAGCCCGCGGCCGCGAACTCGTCGGTGACGTTCTGCACCCAGTCGGTCATCCCGAAAATCTCGTGAATGACAACGATGCCGGGCATCTTCGCGGTCGATTGCGGAGAGGCCATGAAGGAATCAACATTCCTGGCGCCGTTCTTTATCGTGACCCACTCCTTCTTTCGCGGAGACTTCTCGAGAATCGCCTTGGCCCAATCCTGCGCCCCCACAACCCGTGCTCCCAAGGCGATCGCGGCCGCTCCGGTCGCGCCTTGTCCCAAGAAATGCCTTCTCGAAACTGTACTCATGTTCGATGCACTCCCTTATCTGATTGATTGTGGACGATTGCCCGCGGCGCTGTCCTCGGACGCATTCTAGCACCGGCGGAGGCAGGGTGATTCGACGGCTCGGGACACGACGGCTCGGGCGCGCACGAATGGGGCCTCAGGCGGCTCCGCAGCACTTCTTGAATCTTCTGCCGCTGCCGCACGGACACGGATCGTTCCGCCCGGCTTCTATCCGGACTCGCATCGCCGTCGCCGCCGGCTCGCGCCCCTTTGCCACGAGTCTCGCCAGCGGCTCGCGGCTGTGCATAAAGAACCGCTTCAACCCGGCGCACAGATAGTTGAGTCCCGGCTCTCCGTCTGGAGTGCGAATGAAGCGGTACTTCGGGCAGTGGCCGTGGCACATGGCGAACACTTCGCATTCCCGGCAGTAACGCGGCAACGCGTCGCGCTTGGCGTCGCCGAAGGCCCGCTGCGTCGCGCTATCGAGCATCTCGGCGAGCGGCGTCTGATGG
The DNA window shown above is from Acidobacteriota bacterium and carries:
- a CDS encoding dienelactone hydrolase family protein, with the protein product MGQGATGAAAIALGARVVGAQDWAKAILEKSPRKKEWVTIKNGARNVDSFMASPQSTAKMPGIVVIHEIFGMTDWVQNVTDEFAAAGWVAIAPDLLSGMTPDGKPARNLPMGAAGGMINKLPPDQITADLNACVDYVKGLPSCNGKVSVVGFSWGGSQCFRFATNRKDLAAAFVFYGSGPDAADIPRIQAPVYGFFGGNDARIGASVPATEQQMKAANKVFEPVTYEGAGHGFMRSGENPSGSEADKKAREAAWVRLKSLVGNYK